A stretch of Hydractinia symbiolongicarpus strain clone_291-10 chromosome 9, HSymV2.1, whole genome shotgun sequence DNA encodes these proteins:
- the LOC130656689 gene encoding uncharacterized protein LOC130656689: MYTEIKLKSPQVTTLPTMPPTTSKSCKKCQDIYTILNAHILTEHAAMTGNDGILNNILLNMLSLMINNGNQIASTEPPHSSNNGNIDRCQTVPMSVISKATDKLTSDAENMTQATFVSVATPLNSTTSFPNDISSSQAELTTRLNFQPDLLTNLFTNTALPKVDFNSTQEYRANLEASKLLQMPSIELPFILPNPTELPSTTGLFTSDGTLTTAGLSLLLANQAKGDQGSGKSDLDVADILINKMPIPSLNKGLDSSLLQLSTLYLQQLALNQQQEQERNQQLELDERQEIPVTEVATSINTNFTTNELANAVRLAKINQGETSVASKATTNQGESLKQLIVRHRQISGLIEAMSKKHKNQEKAMYKTDMQATIQTTPGYAISQNVTENRLPSIAVVSRTIGESKTIPVSILPTVSTALRDLPSSADVTYSASKTMTPGRLVIAAGSVSEADDLNIRKSIPVVLENATTENLLNFLRIQNKVVNSATSEIQFVKQKSPVRDEDYNPVLSSESASDGELESGRKRKYSSVTMVPMSQYDPNNPNIEPLPSRVVPETKVLYKCDVCGVTFSVLATLQAHMRTHVSDKTQTCNYCQLSFTDQDKYFEHIASHRGEENVHRCQFCPKIFTSKGDYNKHITKHTQKRPYLCAHCQKAFRDPGSLTKHERIHTGEQPYVCSICGRGFAEKSSLRKHLRIHSGEKPYKCDQCDKSFSISGNLQRHIFIHTGQRPFKCTQCPKAFNNPSHLRRHIKNLHDRSMLNDNTSTLVAPRTIEISAVQIENEDA, from the coding sequence ATGTACACTGAAATAAAACTGAAATCACCACAAGTCACTACCTTGCCAACGATGCCACCAACAACGAGCAAGTCGTGTAAGAAATGTCAGGATATATACACTATTTTGAATGCACATATTTTGACAGAACATGCGGCAATGACGGGCAACGACGGTAtattaaacaatattttattgAACATGCTTTCCTTGATGATAAATAATGGAAATCAGATTGCCTCTACAGAACCACCTCATTCTTCTAATAATGGTAATATTGACCGTTGTCAAACAGTTCCTATGTCTGTCATATCGAAAGCGACAGATAAACTGACAAGTGATGCGGAGAATATGACGCAAGCTACATTTGTGTCTGTTGCGACGCCGTTAAATTCGACAACGTCGTTTCCAAACGACATTTCAAGTAGTCAAGCCGAATTGACAACTCGACTTAATTTTCAACCAGATCTGTTAACAAATCTCTTCACCAACACGGCTCTTCCAAAAGTTGATTTTAACTCTACGCAAGAATATCGAGCAAATTTAGAAGCGTCAAAATTGTTGCAAATGCCTAGTATTGAGTTACCGTTTATCCTACCCAACCCAACAGAGCTACCGTCGACGACCGGATTGTTCACCTCGGATGGAACTCTCACCACGGCGGGCTTGTCTTTACTGTTAGCCAACCAAGCCAAAGGAGATCAAGGTTCGGGAAAATCGGATTTAGATGTGGCGGATATCCTGATTAACAAAATGCCGATTCCTAGTTTGAATAAAGGTCTAGATTCCTCACTTCTGCAGCTTTCAACTTTGTATTTGCAACAATTAGCTTTGAATCAACAACAAGAGCAGGAGCGAAATCAACAGCTGGAATTAGATGAACGACAGGAGATTCCTGTTACTGAGGTAGCAACGTCTATCAATACGAATTTTACAACAAACGAGCTAGCAAATGCCGTTAGACTTGCCAAAATAAACCAAGGAGAAACATCTGTAGCTTCTAAAGCTACTACCAATCAAGGCGAAAGTTTAAAACAACTCATTGTCCGCCATAGGCAAATATCTGGTCTAATCGAGGCAATgagcaaaaaacataaaaatcaaGAAAAGGCAATGTATAAAACGGACATGCAGGCCACCATACAGACTACACCTGGTTACGCAATATCACAAAATGTTACCGAGAATCGTTTACCTAGCATTGCAGTTGTTTCTCGCACAATTGGAGAAAGCAAGACAATCCCGGTATCCATCTTGCCCACAGTCTCCACTGCGCTGCGTGATTTGCCATCATCTGCAGATGTCACTTATTCGGCGTCCAAAACAATGACACCTGGAAGGTTAGTCATTGCAGCAGGTAGTGTCAGTGAAGCGGACGATTTAAACATTCGAAAAAGTATCCCTGTTGTGCTGGAGAACGCGACCactgaaaatttattaaactttCTTCGAATCCAAAATAAGGTTGTGAATAGCGCAACGTCAGAAATTCAGTTTGTAAAACAGAAAAGTCCAGTGCGAGACGAAGATTATAATCCTGTACTTAGTTCTGAAAGCGCGTCAGATGGAGAGTTGGAATCTGGCCGTAAGCGAAAATATTCATCTGTTACTATGGTACCCATGTCGCAGTATGACCCGAATAACCCAAATATCGAACCTCTTCCGTCAAGAGTGGTGCCAGAGACGAAGGTGTTGTACAAGTGTGATGTATGTGGCGTAACGTTTAGTGTTCTGGCGACGTTACAAGCGCACATGAGGACGCATGTGAGTGACAAAACCCAAACTTGCAACTACTGCCAGCTATCATTCACTGATCAGGATAAGTATTTCGAGCATATTGCATCGCACAGAGGCGAAGAGAATGTTCATCGCTGTCAGTTTTGTCCCAAGATATTTACAAGTAAGGGGGATTATAACAAACATATTACGAAACACACACAAAAACGACCTTATTTATGTGCACATTGTCAGAAAGCGTTTCGCGATCCTGGATCGTTGACAAAACATGAGCGTATTCATACCGGTGAGCAACCATATGTCTGTAGTATCTGTGGACGAGGTTTTGCCGAGAAATCGTCGTTACGAAAACATTTACGAATTCATTCGGGTGAAAAGCCGTACAAGTgcgatcaatgtgataaatcgTTTTCCATATCAGGTAATCTTCAGAGACATATTTTTATTCACACTGGACAAAGACCTTTTAAATGTACGCAATGTCCGAAAGCTTTTAATAATCCAAGTCACTTGCGCCGACATATAAAAAACTTGCATGACAGAAGCATGTTAAATGATAATACGTCCACTTTGGTAGCACCAAGGACTATAGAGATTTCTGCAGTCCAAATTGAAAATGAAGACgcataa
- the LOC130656691 gene encoding polypeptide N-acetylgalactosaminyltransferase 2-like, whose translation MKVRKTRLIIGILFSVWIGGMLYFFTNNSQSIHAVSKEERDRHVALGKLARERDHFSHNEVAIARDPNIRNSLEKTDPRSLDNFDWQRYIKAAGLKDGEDKNQRNAYNQEASDALAWNRDVPDVRDNSCKNIKYDYDLPTTTIIICFHNEGRAALLRTVVSAINRSPPRLLKEIILVDDFSDNPDDGKELLKIPKVQLIRNSKREGLIRSRVKGADIATGDVLTFLDSHCESNEMWLEPLLQSIKNNRKIVVSPIIDVIGHEDFIYLSSSSELRGGFGWNLNFKWDFLPPKPLEQHRKDPSAPIKSPTIAGGLFSIDKRWFEELGKYDMDMDVWGGENLEISFRTWQCGGEMHILPCSRVGHVFRDRHPYKFPGGSMNVFQKNTRRAAEVWMDEYKKYYFSSVPSARYAAFGDIRERMALRKKLECKPFKWFLENVYPELRVPAADDLKYGQLKQGGENCLDTLGHLEGQGAGIFACHGQGGNQDWSWTKSQQLKHESSCLSASDNHVGSVIKILPCSSTDKMQKWKYDEDAQTLQNVGSQLCLDNYKSGQDLTQQDCLGHETQKWTFEMDNT comes from the exons ATGAAAGTCAGAAAAACTAGACTGATCATCGGAATTTTGTTTTCGGTATGGATTGGTGgaatgctttatttttttacaaataactcACAGTCAATTCATGCAGTTTCAAAGGAGGAACGTGATCGACATGTTGCACTTGGAAAATTAGCCAGAGAAAGAGATCATTTCTCGCACAATGAAGTTGCTATAGCCAGAGACCCAAATATTAGGAACTCTCTTGAAAAGACAGACCCAAGATCTCTTGATAATTTTGATTGGCAACGTTATATAAAAGCAGCAGGATTAAAAGATGGTGAAGATAAAAATCAACGAAATGCTTATAATCAGGAAGCAAGTGATGCCTTGGCATGGAATAGGGATGTTCCTGATGTTCGAGATAATAG ttgtaaaaatatcaaatatgACTACGACCTACCCACAACAACAATCATTATATGCTTTCATAATGAAGGACGAGCAGCTCTCCTACGGACTGTTGTTAG TGCTATTAATCGCTCTCCACCACGGTTATTGAAAGAGATTATACTGGTGGATGATTTTAGTGATAATC CTGATGATGGGAAGGAATTGTTAAAAATACCAAAAGTTCAACTAATACGCAATTCAAAAAGAGAGGGCTTGATACGTTCTCGTGTTAAAGGAGCTGATATAGCAACTGGTGATGTTCTTACGTTTTTGGATAGTCATTGCGAATCAAATGAAATGTGGCTTGAGCCATTGCTTCAAAGTATTAAAAAT AATCGTAAAATTGTTGTCTCTCCCATTATTGATGTTATTGGCCACGAAGACTTCATATACTTGAGTTCATCATCTGAATTGAGAGGAG GTTTTGGTTGGAATTTAAACTTCAAATGGGACTTTTTACCTCCAAAGCCCCTAGAACAGCATCGAAAAGACCCTTCTGCGCCAATTAA gTCTCCTACGATTGCAGGCGGACTTTTCTCAATTGATAAACGTTGGTTCGAAGAACTTGGTAAATATGATATGGATATGGATGTATGGGGTGGTGAAAATTTAG aaaTCTCGTTCCGAACCTGGCAATGCGGAGGAGAGATGCACATTTTACCGTGTTCTCGAGTAGGTCATGTTTTCAGAGACAGACATCCTTATAAATTTCCAGGAGGAAGCATGAATGTTTTTCAAAA GAACACTCGCCGCGCGGCCGAAGTTTGGATGgatgaatataaaaaatattatttttcttcagTTCCTTCTGCTAGATATGCCGCATTTGGGGA CATTCGAGAAAGAATGGCACTGAGAAAGAAACTTGAATGTAAACCTTTCAAATGGTTCCTAGAGAATGTTTACCCTGAGTTAAG AGTCCCTGCTGCAGACGATTTAAAGTACGGACAGTTGAAGCAAGGTGGTGAAAACTGTTTAGATACGCTTGGACATCTTGAGGGTCAAGGAGCTGGAATATTTGCATGTCATGGCCAGGGCGGAAATCAG GACTGGTCTTGGACTAAATCTCAACAACTGAAACACGAAAGTTCGTGTTTATCAGCCTCAGATAATCATGTTGGATCTGTCATCAAAATTCTTCCATGCTCCAGTACTGACAAAATGCAG aaatgGAAGTATGATGAAGATGCGCAAACACTTCAAAACGTTGGCAGTCAGTTGTGTCTCGATAACTACAAATCCGGTCAAGATTTGACTCAACAAGATTGTTTAGGACATGAAACACAGAAGTGGACATTTGAGATGGATAACACGTAG
- the LOC130656694 gene encoding uncharacterized protein LOC130656694, translating to MDRGFGGSFRGGFSGNRNLSDRRYDDFYSDNNRRGGGGGRNNVNRNRGNNNAGDWGGSNRDRGFFNQGGQGGAARNRGAGSNVNGQMLAALQQQQSLLSAFMSTQSSGLLPSPNANSSYQQQGGYKFGGRFGGRPGDKRKYDTGHPSGFNKRKRPQNQKRDSFSKQGRKEEPAKKGKEDPKEEEIDIPDDEVDIPDSLMDSVEKLRQRKDFERNVADEDVQKLLVFSFTGKGYHCVTCGLLLMKETAFIHHLMGKSHVMNVIDTRTAKKYQETRDILDIDLSPDDWYEKNEKARAIILKQAKMFMKTQMEIQKREQENYNKNPSNFFTIKMESKKAAMKSGNVVTIKSLVESTIEVKEFNDNKFFGCEFVKAVSSFNCRLCGLHIKEASGVIPHIDSRLHRNNYQNHLKKNKDYEKTQKQQNLELFETLEEHGDKYVLLSESDNAGEGTFLSSFEEQLVRVPKLLQPAPVEQSENPENEKVAQDEKIDVEKEESATEEPAKEESADKDEETQQTEVKDEIKDEEIDNNVADKGNTEDEEPSKATDEVHEEAVEVSPEAESTSEQTDSEPKPKSILKKTTPGKTRGGGAKRGGRGKGRGTPSPRPRSRRAKEDAVEATPEASSDGHFMDGFQVVDEVDDE from the exons ATGGATAGAGGATTTGGAGGCTCTTTTCGTGGAGGATTTAGTGGAAATCGTAATTTGTCAGATCGAAGATACGATGATTTTTACAGCGATAATAACAGACGTGGGGGTGGAGGAGGTAGAAATAATGTGAACAGGAATCGCGGAAATAACAACGCTGGCGATTGG GGAGGATCAAACCGTGATCGAGGTTTCTTCAATCAAGGTGGCCAAGGAGGTGCTGCTCGTAATCGTg GTGCAGGAAGTAATGTTAATGGTCAAATGTTAGCTGCGCTTCAGCAGCAACAAAGTTTGCTGTCAGCTTTTATGTCTACACAATCAAGTGGTCTTTTGCCATCACCGAATGCAAACAGCTCATATCAGCAACAA GGTGGTTATAAATTTGGTGGTAGATTTGGTGGAAGACCTGGAGATAAAAGAAAATACGATACTGGCCATCCCTCTGGATTTAACAAACGAAAAAGACCTCAAAATCAAAAACGAGATTCCTTTTCTAAGCAAG gaAGAAAGGAAGAGCCAGCGAAGAAAGGAAAAGAAG atcCCAAAGAAGAGGAGATTGACATTCCTGACGATGAAGTTGATATACCAGATTCTTTAATGGATTCAGTTGAGAAGCTTCGCCAAAGAAAAGACTTTGAACGTAATGTTGCTGATGAAGATGTCCAAAAACTTCTAGTGTTTTCTTTTACTGGCAAAGGATACCACTGTGTAACCTGTGGTCTTCTTCTCATGAAAGAAACA GCATTTATACACCACTTAATGGGAAAAAGCCATGTGATGAATGTTATTGATACGCGTACTGCGAAAAAGTATCAAGAAACTCGTGACATCCTTGATATCGACCTCTCTCCGGATGACTGgtatgaaaaaaatgaaaaagcccGTGCAATTATTCTCAAGCAAGCAAAAATGTTTATGAAAACACAAATGGAAATCCAGAAACGGGAACAAGAAAACTACAATAAAAATCCGTCTAACTTTTTCACTATTAAAATGGAAAGCAAAAAAGCTGCTATGAAATCTGGTAACGTGGTCACTATTAAATCTCTTGTAGAGTCTACTATTGAAGTTAAAGAGTTTAATGACAACAAATTCTTTG GATGCGAGTTTGTGAAGGCAGTATCAAGTTTCAACTGTCGTTTATGTGGACTTCACATTAAGGAGGCTTCTGGTGTCATTCCACATATTGATAGTCGTCTGCATAGAAACAATTACCAG AACCACCTGAAGAAAAATAAAGATTATGAGAAGACTCAGAAGCAACAAAACTTGGAGTTGTTTGAAACTTTAGAAGAGCATGGAGATAAATATGTATTGCTATCAGAAAGTGATAATGCAGGAGAAGGAACATTCTTGTCCTCATTTGAAGAACAACTG GTTAGGGTGCCAAAATTGTTGCAGCCTGCACCTGTGGAACAAAGTGAAAACCCTGAGAACGAAAAAGTTGCACAAGATGAAAAAATCGATGTAGAGAAAGAAGAAAGTGCCACTGAAGAACCGGCTAAGGAAGAAAGTGCTGACAAGGATGAAGAAACCCAACAAACAGAAGTGAAAGATGAAATAAAAGATGAAGAAATTGATAACAATGTTGCAGATAAAGGCAACACAGAAGATGAAGAACCGAGCAAAGCTACAGACGAGGTACATGAAGAAGCTGTGGAAGTTTCCCCGGAAGCTGAATCTACAAGTGAACAAACAGATAGCGAACCAAAACCCAAATCCATCTTAAAG AAAACAACTCCTGGTAAAACTCGCGGCGGAGGAGCAAAGCGTGGCGGCCGTGGTAAAGGTAGAGGAACACCTTCACCTCGTCCTCGTAGTCGCCGAGCAAAAGAAGATGCAGTAGAAGCTACCCCTGAAGCGTCAAGTGATGGACACTTCATGGATGGATTTCAAGTAGTGGACGAAGTTGATGACGAGTAG